One stretch of Pelmatolapia mariae isolate MD_Pm_ZW linkage group LG3_W, Pm_UMD_F_2, whole genome shotgun sequence DNA includes these proteins:
- the LOC134624662 gene encoding RING finger protein 150-like — protein MAPGSLVAACRSLALSTWLLSFCFVHLLCLDFTVAEREEWYTAFVNITYVDPATSELRTEKTECGRYGEHSPKRDAKGVLVLPAAPLDRQACDPNTRFAVPAQAGAWVALIARGNCTYKDKIRHAAAHNASAVVIFNVGSTNTNDTITMLGASEVVAIMIPEPKGREIVSLLERNVTVTMTITIGTRNLQKYVSRTSVVFVSISFIVVMIISLAWLVFCCIKRFRYANA, from the exons ATGGCCCCGGGCTCGCTGGTGGCGGCCTGCCGCAGCCTGGCCCTCTCTACGTGGCTGCTCTCCTTCTGCTTCGTCCACCTGCTGTGCCTGGACTTCACCGTGGCCGAGCGGGAGGAGTGGTACACCGCCTTCGTCAACATCACCTACGTGGACCCGGCCACCTCGGAGCTGCGCACCGAGAAGACGGAGTGCGGGCGATATGGCGAGCACTCTCCGAAGCGGGACGCCAAGGGGGTTTTGGTCCTACCCGCAGCACCGCTCGACCGCCAGGCCTGCGACCCCAACACCCGCTTTGCGGTGCCCGCTCAGGCCGGGGCCTGGGTGGCGCTGATAGCCCGGGGCAACTGCACCTACAAGGACAAGATCCGCCACGCTGCAGCCCACAACGCCTCTGCGGTGGTCATCTTTAATGTGGGCTCCACCAACACTAACGACACCATCACCATGCTAG GTGCAAGCGAGGTCGTCGCCATCATGATCCCGGAGCCAAAAGGCCGCGAGATCGTATCGCTGTTGGAACGAAATGTGACGGTCACCATGACGATCACCATCGGGACGAGGAACCTGCAGAAGTACGTGAGCAGGACGTCGGTGGTGTTCGTATCGATCTCCTTCATCGTGGTGATGATCATCTCCCTCGCCTGGCTCGTCTTCTGCTGCATCAAGAGGTTCAGATACGCCAACGCGTGA
- the LOC134623760 gene encoding tripartite motif-containing protein 16-like, with protein MAQKGVQLNRETFSCSICLDLLKDPVTTTCGHSYCMNCIKCFWDEEDRKGIHSCPQCRKTFTPRPVLEKNTMLAALVEQLKKTGLQAAPADHCYAGPEDVACDVCTGRKRKAIKSCLVCLASYCEKHLQPHYDAAPLKKHKLVAPSKKLQENICSRHDEVMKTFCHTDQQSICYLCTMDEHKGHETVPAAAERTEKQKELEVRRLNIQQRIQEREKDVKLLQQEVEAINGSADKAVEDSEKMFTELIRLIQKRSSDVKQQVRSQQETEVSRVKELQGKLEQEIAELKRKDGELEQFSHTEDHNQFLHNYPSLSALSESTHSSSINIRPLRYFEDVTAAVSETRDKLQDILREEWTNISLTVTEVDVLLSPTEPKTRAGFLKYSCEITLDPNTAHTHLLLSEGNRKATFMKQQQSYSDHPDRFTGWYQVLSRESLTGRCYWEVEWRGGEVCRSGKQEYQQSRELRGMWIWVE; from the coding sequence ATGGCACAGAAAGGAGTTCAGCTGAACCGAGAAACTTTCTCTTGTTCcatctgtttggatctactgaaggatccggtgactacaacctgtggacacagctactgcatgaactgtattaaatgtttctgggatgaagaggacaggaagggaatccacagctgtcctcagtgcaggaagactttcacaccgaggcctgtcctggagaaaaacaccatgttagcagctttagtggagcagctgaagaagactggactccaagctgctccagctgatcactgctatgctggacctgaagatgtggcctgtgatgtctgcactgggaGGAAGCGGAAAGCCATCAAGTCCTGTTTAGTCTGTCTGGcctcttactgtgagaaacacctccAACCTCACTATGATGCAGctccattaaagaaacacaagctggtggccccctccaagaagctccaggagaacatctgctctcgtcatgatgaggtgatgaagactTTCTGTCatactgatcagcagagtatctgttatctctgcacgatggatgaacataaaggccatgaaacagtcccagctgcagcagaaaggactgagaagcagaaggagctcgaggtgagacgactaaacatccagcagagaatccaggagcgagagaaagatgtgaagctgcttcaacaggaggtggaggccatcaatggctctgctgataaagcagtggaggacagtgagaagatgttcactgagctgatccgtctcatccagaaaagaagctctgatgtgaagcagcaggtcagatcccagcaggaaactgaagtgagtcgagtcaaagagcttcaggggaagctggagcaggagatcgctgagctgaagaggaaagacggcgagctggagcagttctcacacacagaggatcacaaccagtttctacacaactacccctcactgtcagcactcagtgagtctacacactcatccagcatcaatattcGTCCTCTGAGGTACTTTGAGGacgtgacagcagctgtgtcagagaccagagataaactacaggacattctgagagaggagtggacaaacatctcactgacagtcactgaagtggatgttttactgtcaccaacagagccaaagaccagagctggattcttaaaatattcatgtgaaatcacactggatccaaacacagcacacacacatctgttattatctgaggggaacagaaaagcaacatttatgaaacaacaacagtcttattctgatcatccagacagattcactGGATGGTATCAggtcctgagtagagagagtctgactggacgttgttactgggaggtggagtggagaggggGAGAAGTTTGTCGCAGTGGCAAACAAGAATATCAGCAGAGCAGGGAGCTCAGAGGAATGTGGATTTGGGTGGAATGA
- the LOC134624669 gene encoding HLA class II histocompatibility antigen, DR alpha chain-like has product MKMKELLLFLSCVICVSADPLRSDVHITGCSDSDGEDMYGLDGEEIAYTDFNKQEEIYSLPPFVEPFTYQDGVYEQAVTVQQSCRESIQKVGKFMKDYPPEQDVPSAVMIYTRDDVEFGVQNTLICHVTGFYPAPVNISWTKNGQKVIERSTINVPYPNKDGSFKQTSRLQFTPWLGDVYSCAVQHLSLTKPLTKYYEVDSSAPSDPGVGPSVFCGVGLTLGLLGVAVGTFFLVKGNECS; this is encoded by the exons atgaagatgaaggagctgctcctcttcctctcctgtgtCATCTGTGTCTCTGCTGACC CTCTGCGCAGTGACGTTCATATCACTGGCTGTTCAGACTCTGATGGAGAGGACATGTATGGACTGGATGGTGAAGAGATTGCCTACACAGACTTCAACAAACAGGAGGAAATCTACTCTCTGCCTCCTTTTGTTGAGCCTTTCACTTACCAGGATGGAGTTTATGAACAAGCTGTGACTGTTCAACAGAGCTGCAGAGAGAGCATACAGAAAGTTGGTAAATTCATGAAGGACTATCCTCCAGAACAGG ATGTTCCTTCAGCTGTGATGATCTACACCAGAGATGACGTGGAGTTTGGAGTCCAGAACACTCTGATCTGTCATGTGACTGGTTTCTATCCTGCTCCTGTCAACATCTCCTGGACCAAGAACGGACAGAAGGTCATTGAAAGATCCACCATCAATGTTCCCTATCCCAACAAAGATGGTTCCTTCAAACAGACATCCAGACTTCAGTTCACCCCATGGCTGGGAGATGTGTACAGCTGTGCAGTGCAACATCTGAGCCTGACAAAACCACTGACCAAGTACTATG aaGTGGATTCATCTGCTCCCTCTGATCCAGGTGTTGGACCCTCTGTGTTCTGTGGAGTGGGTCTGACTCTCGGTCTGCTCGGTGTGGCTGTTGGAACCTTTTTCCTGGTCAAAGGAAACGAGTGCAGCTGA
- the LOC134624668 gene encoding H-2 class II histocompatibility antigen, E-S beta chain-like isoform X2 has product MVSSFLCLTLLFISLSTADGFKMYKLTHCDFNSTELKDIKYVLSYYYNKIKFSTFDSDVGKFVGYTEYGVKNAEYWNSGAYLTQIKAQKETYCLQNVRFWYNNILSKSAKPYVRLHSTTPPSSQHPAMLVCSVYDFYPKYIKVSWLRDGQEVTSDVTSTEEMADGDWYYQTHSHLEYTPRSGEKISCKVEHASLEKPLITDWDSSMPKSERSKLAIGASGLILGLILSLAGFIYYRRKARGRILVPTN; this is encoded by the exons ATGGTTTCATCCTTCCTCTGCCTCACCCTCCTCTTCATCAGCCTCAGCACAGCAG ATGGATTCAAAATGTATAAGCTGACTCACTGTGACTTTAACTCCACTGAGCTGAAAGACATCAAGTACGTCCTCTCTTACTATTACAACAAGATCAAGTTCTCCACGTTTGACAGTGATGTGGGGAAGTTTGTTGGATACACTGAGTACGGAGTGAAGAACGCAGAGTATTGGAACAGTGGTGCATACCTGACTCAAATAAAAGCTCAGAAGGAGACGTACTGCCTACAAAACGTTCGTTTCTGGTACAACAACATACTGTCTAAATCAG CTAAGCCGTATGTCAGACTTCACTCCACAACGCCCCCCTCCAgtcagcatcctgccatgttgGTCTGCAGCGTCTATGACTTCTACCCGAAATACATCAAAGTGAGCTGGCTGAGAGATGGACAGGAAGTCACCTCTGATGTCACTTCCACTGAGGAGATGGCAGATGGTGATTGGTACTACCAGACCCACTCACACCTGGAGTACACACCCAG GTCTGGAGAGAAGATCTCCTGTAAGGTGGAGCACGCCAGCCTGGAGAAACCTCTGATCACTGACTGGG ACTCGTCCATGCCCAAGTCAGAGAGGAGCAAGCTCGCCATCGGAGCCTCAGGACTGATCCTGGGTCTGATCTTATCTCTGGCTGGTTTCATCTACTACAGGAGGAAGGCCCGAG gtCGTATCCTGGTTCCCACTAACTGA
- the LOC134624668 gene encoding H-2 class II histocompatibility antigen, E-S beta chain-like isoform X1: protein MVSSFLCLTLLFISLSTADGFKMYKLTHCDFNSTELKDIKYVLSYYYNKIKFSTFDSDVGKFVGYTEYGVKNAEYWNSGAYLTQIKAQKETYCLQNVRFWYNNILSKSAKPYVRLHSTTPPSSQHPAMLVCSVYDFYPKYIKVSWLRDGQEVTSDVTSTEEMADGDWYYQTHSHLEYTPRSGEKISCKVEHASLEKPLITDWDPSSDSSMPKSERSKLAIGASGLILGLILSLAGFIYYRRKARGRILVPTN, encoded by the exons ATGGTTTCATCCTTCCTCTGCCTCACCCTCCTCTTCATCAGCCTCAGCACAGCAG ATGGATTCAAAATGTATAAGCTGACTCACTGTGACTTTAACTCCACTGAGCTGAAAGACATCAAGTACGTCCTCTCTTACTATTACAACAAGATCAAGTTCTCCACGTTTGACAGTGATGTGGGGAAGTTTGTTGGATACACTGAGTACGGAGTGAAGAACGCAGAGTATTGGAACAGTGGTGCATACCTGACTCAAATAAAAGCTCAGAAGGAGACGTACTGCCTACAAAACGTTCGTTTCTGGTACAACAACATACTGTCTAAATCAG CTAAGCCGTATGTCAGACTTCACTCCACAACGCCCCCCTCCAgtcagcatcctgccatgttgGTCTGCAGCGTCTATGACTTCTACCCGAAATACATCAAAGTGAGCTGGCTGAGAGATGGACAGGAAGTCACCTCTGATGTCACTTCCACTGAGGAGATGGCAGATGGTGATTGGTACTACCAGACCCACTCACACCTGGAGTACACACCCAG GTCTGGAGAGAAGATCTCCTGTAAGGTGGAGCACGCCAGCCTGGAGAAACCTCTGATCACTGACTGGG ATCCCTCCTCAGACTCGTCCATGCCCAAGTCAGAGAGGAGCAAGCTCGCCATCGGAGCCTCAGGACTGATCCTGGGTCTGATCTTATCTCTGGCTGGTTTCATCTACTACAGGAGGAAGGCCCGAG gtCGTATCCTGGTTCCCACTAACTGA